The Maylandia zebra isolate NMK-2024a linkage group LG7, Mzebra_GT3a, whole genome shotgun sequence genome contains a region encoding:
- the LOC101480854 gene encoding receptor-type tyrosine-protein phosphatase beta: MKLSMRFSVPLWTLLVFSAFLKSSQAQNISNCATGTLNITTTTTTADVTFQLDPNCSLTVGSNMSENSLITGLTPGAVYHIVLNCSGSCNVSNITTKPETVSLTVTNITTSSMFVSWTKPVGSSSFYKVQWTVGGTNFSVNVNVTSYTITNLTAGVQYEITVTAVADDNYTEGQNATVTIYTKPEKVNDLNVSEIRTSSIFLNWTEPQGQRSFYRVEWTDGTINMNKTVTETKVNVTELTPGANYTFTVIAVAGDNNTQSDVATLSQYTKPEKVNDLNVSEIRTSSIFLNWTEPQGQRSFYRVEWTDGTINMNKTVTETKVNVTELTPGVNYTFTVIAVAGDNSTQSDVATLSQYTKPEVVTSLSAVNVTTSSVFVSWTKPVGNSSFYKVQWTNFSVNVNVTSYTITNLTAGVQYEITVTAVADDNYTEGQNATVTIYTKPEKVNDLTVSEIRTSSIFLNWTEPQGQRSFYRVEWTDGTINMNKTVTETKVNVTELTPGVNYTFTVIAVAGDNNTQSDVATLSQYTKSEVVMRLSTVNVTTSSIFVSWTKPVGNSSFYKVQWTNFSVNVNVTSYTITNLTAGVQYEITVTAVADDNCTEGQNATVTIYTKPEKVNDLNVSEIRTSSIFLNWTEPQGQRSFYRVEWTDGTINMNKTVTETKVNVTELTPGVNYTFTVIAVAGDNNTQSDVATLSQYTKPEVVTSLSAVNVTTSSVFVSWTKPVGNSSFYKVQWTVGGTSASVTVSDTFKNIINLTAGVQYEINVTAVAGDGSTKGQSATVTNYTKPEKVNDLTVSEIRTSSIFLNWTEPQGQRSFYRVEWTDGTINMNKTVTETKVNVTELTPGANYTFTVIAVAGDNNTQSDVATLSQYTKSEVVMRLSTVNVTTSSVFVSWTKPVGNSSFYKVQWTGGGTNFSVNVNVTSYTITNLTAGVQYEITVTAVADDNCTEGQSATVTIYTKPEKVNDLTVSEIRTSSIFLNWTEPQGQRSFYRVEWTDGTINMNKTVTETKVNVTELTPGANYTFTVIAVAGDNNTQSDVATLSQYTKPEVVTSLSAVNVTTSSVFVSWTKPVGSSSFYKVQWTNFSVNVSDTFKSITNLTAGVQYEITVTAVADDNCTEGQNATVTIYTKPEKVNDLTVSEIRTSSIFLNWTEPQGQRSFYRVEWTDGTINMNKTVTETKVNVTELTPGANYTFTVIAVAGDNNTQSDVATLSQYTKPEVVTSLSAVNVTTSSVFVSWTKPVGSSSFYIVQWTNFSVNVSDTFKSITNLTAGVQYEITVTAVADDNCTEGQNATVTIYTKPEKVNDLTVSEIRTSSIFLNWTEPQGQRSFYRVEWTDGTINMNKTVTETKVNVTELTPGANYTFTVIAVAGDNNTQSDVATLSQYTKPEVVTSLSAVNVTTSSVFVSWTKPVGSSSFYIVQWTNFSVNVSDTFKSITNLTAGVQYEITVTAVAGDGSTEGQSATVTNYTKPEKVNDLTVSEIRTSSIFLNWTEPQGQRSFYRVEWTDGTINMNKTVTETKVNVTELTPGANYTFTVIAVAGDNNTQSDVATLSQYTKPEVVTSLSAVNVTTSSVFVSWTKPVGSSSFYKVQWTVGGTSASVTVSDTFKNIINLTAGVQYEITVTAVAGDGSTEGQSATVTNYTKPEKVNDLTVSEIRTSSIFLNWTEPQGQRSFYRVEWTDGTINMNKTVTETKVNVTELTPGVNYTFTVIAVAGDNNTQSDVATLSQYTKPEVVTSLSAVNVTTSSIFVSWTKPVGNSSFYKVQWTVGGTSASINVNETFYNIINLTAGVQYEITVTAVADDNCTEGQNATVTIYTKPEKVNDLTVSEIRMSSIFLNWTEPQGQRSFYRVEWTDGTINMNKTVTETKVNVTELTPGVNYTFTVIAVAGDNNTQSDVATLSQYTKPEVVTSLSAVNVTTSSVFVSWTKPVGSSSFYIVQWTVGGTSASVTVSDTFKSITNLTAGVQYEITVTAVAGDGSTKGQSATVTNYTKPEKVNDLTVSEIRTSSIFLNWTEPQGQRSFYRVEWTDGTINMNKTVTETKVNVTELTPGVNYTFTVIAVAGDNNTQSDVATLSQYTKPEVVTSLSAVNVTTSSIFVSWTKPVGNSSFFKVQWTVGGTSASINVNETFYNIINLTAGVQYEITVTAVAGDGSTKGQSATVTNYTRPEKPGNISVTEGTNTLSISWILPRGNISYYQVKISNENLVFTNSSQTMATTTSFTYLKPGRLYNITVTAFAGNFWNTSDQVSFATVPKPPGSIIFSSRSNSSLQLQWATPDEMIGAPDIIYSITYQAVGGLSQNTTSTQNNTLLSLLDSGTNYTVTVKTTGPGNLSSTVVQNSSFTLPNPVRNLIVSLESTTSLNVNWSNPLGVKSYYIYLVDTYNDTGGLIYSTNITNNSISVPNLNPGTNYSVTVRTKAAEGSESTVEKGFSYTMPKPVTNITVESVTTTSIKLTWSRQNDYKPSYSYLVIARQSGSEIKNDSTKNETYTFYNLTSGELYTFSVFTVIAGVKSTEENTQSYTMPEAVSNITAVGTTTSLSVSWTLVTGKVSSYSVVLNSAGQLVNSTDVNNQTTNIVFVDLTPGVIYCVQLITKSGPFQSNSSPVCDATFPNPPGSITVQSQTVNSINFTWALPQNMNHNQYNFSVTTTNNTFVTKDNWFLLGNLPSGSPYNISVVTVGVMGYKSTSVTTVNYTRPFPVSNLTQTEITTNAVTLVWTQQESKLSYSYWVQVTNESNVTVNKLNVNITNATIRNLRSGSNFNFTVTTLTADGTQADPVTVSYFTRPYGITELEAETINTTAINLNWTKPAEYRADYKYRVATSGCAYKNNTLGQETIQISGLDPGTNCTFCVSVMAANGIEGQTVCTSQYTKPETVQPTISGHSNSSITVTWMKPKGNVERYSLYLTPNTTIQSLNSLNTSYQFENLSAGRAYSVMLTTISGPFNASSELVTNATLPNPPGTIEILNKTTSSIETQWTEAPLMTGANFYYRLTYTSSQQSNNTNTTNTRMNISSLSSGTSYNISVKTVGELEFQSEMVYVYMVTTRPLAVQELTATPGETHITVNWTNPPDYKNSYKYFLSWNQTNSQMQNCTVTQTMYNITNLEPGQCYSIYVTTETSDETRGAPVMITKCTNASPVTILGCQGPNDNTAQIILSCTTPHGQHTGFQMIVNGNNISATASCNYTISGLNHNTIYNVTVITLSHGNPSIPVYRECSTGIPITTIAVGVSVAVFLILFSVLIAFIIYWKRLAKKESPDIQIESLRQHFLTLKASAYLPNINSFLKAPYHSCLNFGLSRSVAVSVEDFEAYYKKQRADSNCGFAEEFEDLKVVGTAQSKLHALNVENKPKNRYNNVLPYDSSRVKLSILHGSPSDDYINANYMPGYNSRKEFIAAQGPLPTTVNDFWRMIWEKNVQTLVMLTRCNEQGRVKCEQYWSSGTKRCDNIIVKATSEITLEDWTLRDFDIKNVKTAETRAVRHFHFTAWPDHGVPETTELLISFRHLVREHMNQYSKHSPTVVHCSAGVGRTGTFIAIDRLIFQIERENTVDVFGIVHDLRMHRPLMVQTEDQYVFLNQCALDIIRSRTGTNVDLIYQNTAAIYENIGPKKGAPKNGYHNS; encoded by the exons AGCTCCCAAGCACAAAATATCT CGAATTGTGCAACAGGAACCTTAAATATAACAaccaccacaacaacagcagatGTCACCTTTCAACTTGACCCAAACTGCAGCTTAACAGTTGGCAGTAATATGTCTGAAAATAGTTTAATAACTGGTCTGACTCCTGGAGCTGTCTATCACATTGTCTTAAACTGTTCAGGCTCCTGCAATGTGTCAAACATCACAACAA AGCCAGAAACGGTCAGTTTAACAGTCACTAATATCACAACATCCTCTATGTTTGTGAGCTGGACTAAACCAGTGGGAAGCAGCTCCTTCTATAAAGTACAGTGGACAGTTGGAGGAACGAACTTCTCTGTAAATGTCAATGTGACAAGTTATACTATTACTAACCTGACTGCTGGTGTCCAGTATGAAATAACTGTCACTGCAGTGGCAGATGATAATTATACTGAAGGACAGAATGCTACTGTCACCATCTATACAA AACCCGAGAAAGTGAATGATCTTAATGTCAGTGAAATCAGGACATCCTCTATATTTCTGAACTGGACTGAGCCACAGGGTCAAAGGTCTTTCTATAGAGTAGAGTGGACAGATGGAACAATAAACATGAATAAGACTGTGACTGAAACTAAAGTAAATGTCACTGAGCTGACTCCTGGAGCGAACTACACTTTCACTGTCATAGCAGTGGCTGGAGATAACAATACACAAAGTGACGTAGCAACACTTTCTCAATACACAA AACCCGAGAAAGTGAATGATCTTAATGTCAGTGAAATCAGGACATCCTCTATATTTCTGAACTGGACTGAGCCACAGGGTCAAAGGTCTTTCTATAGAGTAGAGTGGACAGATGGAACAATAAACATGAATAAGACTGTGACTGAAACTAAAGTAAATGTCACTGAGCTGACTCCTGGAGTGAACTACACTTTCACTGTCATAGCAGTGGCTGGAGATAACAGTACACAAAGTGACGTAGCAACACTTTCTCAATACACAA AGCCTGAAGTAGTCACGAGTCTCTCTGCTGTTAACGTCACAACATCGTCTGTTTTTGTGAGCTGGACTAAACCAGTGGGAAACAGCTCCTTCTATAAAGTACAGTGGACAAACTTCTCTGTAAATGTCAATGTGACAAGTTATACTATTACTAACCTGACTGCTGGTGTCCAGTATGAAATAACTGTCACTGCAGTGGCAGATGATAATTATACTGAAGGACAGAATGCTACGGTCACCATCTACACAA AACCTGAAAAAGTGAATGATCTTACTGTCAGTGAAATCAGGACATCCTCTATATTTCTGAACTGGACTGAGCCACAGGGTCAAAGGTCTTTCTATAGAGTAGAGTGGACAGATGGAACAATAAACATGAATAAGACTGTGACTGAAACTAAAGTAAATGTCACTGAGCTGACTCCTGGAGTGAACTACACTTTCACTGTCATAGCAGTGGCTGGAGATAACAATACTCAAAGTGACGTAGCAACACTTTCTCAATACACAA AGTCTGAAGTAGTCATGAGGCTCTCTACTGTTAACGTCACAACATCGTCAATTTTTGTGAGCTGGACTAAACCAGTGGGAAACAGCTCCTTCTATAAAGTACAGTGGACAAACTTCTCTGTAAATGTCAATGTGACAAGTTATACTATTACTAACCTGACTGCTGGTGTCCAGTATGAAATAACTGTCACTGCAGTGGCAGATGATAATTGTACTGAAGGACAGAATGCTACGGTCACCATCTACACAA AACCCGAGAAAGTGAATGATCTTAATGTCAGTGAAATCAGGACATCCTCTATATTTCTGAACTGGACTGAGCCACAGGGTCAAAGGTCTTTCTATAGAGTAGAGTGGACAGATGGAACAATAAACATGAATAAGACTGTGACTGAAACTAAAGTAAATGTCACTGAGCTGACTCCTGGAGTGAACTACACTTTCACTGTCATAGCAGTGGCTGGAGATAACAATACACAAAGTGACGTAGCAACACTTTCTCAATACACAA AGCCTGAAGTAGTCACGAGTCTCTCTGCTGTCAACGTCACAACATCGTCTGTTTTTGTGAGCTGGACTAAACCAGTGGGAAACAGCTCCTTCTATAAAGTACAGTGGACAGTTGGAGGAACAAGTGCCTCTGTAACTGTCAGTGACACATTTAAGAACATTATTAACCTGACTGCTGGTGTCCAGTATGAAATAAATGTCACTGCAGTGGCTGGTGATGGTTCTACTAAAGGACAGAGTGCTACTGTCACCAACTACACAA AACCCGAGAAAGTGAATGATCTTACTGTCAGTGAAATCAGGACGTCCTCTATATTTCTAAACTGGACTGAGCCACAGGGTCAAAGGTCTTTCTATAGAGTAGAGTGGACAGATGGAACAATAAACATGAATAAGACTGTGACTGAAACTAAAGTAAATGTCACTGAGCTGACTCCTGGAGCGAACTACACTTTCACTGTCATAGCAGTGGCTGGAGATAACAATACACAAAGTGACGTAGCAACACTTTCTCAATACACAA AGTCTGAAGTAGTCATGAGGCTCTCTACTGTTAACGTCACAACATCGTCTGTTTTTGTGAGCTGGACTAAACCAGTGGGAAACAGCTCCTTCTATAAAGTACAGTGGACAGGTGGAGGAACGAACTTCTCTGTAAATGTCAATGTGACAAGTTATACTATTACTAACCTGACTGCTGGTGTCCAGTATGAAATAACTGTCACTGCAGTGGCAGATGATAATTGTACTGAAGGACAGAGTGCTACGGTCACCATCTACACAA AACCTGAAAAAGTGAATGATCTTACTGTCAGTGAAATCAGGACATCCTCTATATTTCTGAACTGGACTGAGCCACAGGGTCAAAGGTCTTTCTATAGAGTAGAGTGGACAGATGGAACAATAAACATGAATAAGACTGTGACTGAAACTAAAGTAAATGTCACTGAGCTGACTCCTGGAGCGAACTACACTTTCACTGTCATAGCAGTGGCTGGAGATAACAATACACAAAGTGACGTAGCAACACTTTCTCAATACACAA AGCCTGAAGTAGTCACGAGTCTCTCTGCTGTCAACGTCACAACATCGTCTGTTTTTGTGAGCTGGACTAAACCAGTGGGAAGCAGCTCCTTCTATAAAGTACAGTGGACAAACTTCTCTGTAAATGTCAGTGACACGTTTAAGAGCATTACTAACCTGACTGCTGGTGTCCAGTATGAAATAACTGTCACTGCAGTGGCAGATGATAATTGTACTGAAGGACAGAATGCTACGGTCACCATCTACACAA AACCTGAAAAAGTGAATGATCTTACTGTCAGTGAAATCAGGACATCCTCTATATTTCTGAACTGGACTGAGCCACAGGGTCAAAGGTCTTTCTATAGAGTAGAGTGGACAGATGGAACAATAAACATGAATAAGACTGTGACTGAAACTAAAGTAAATGTCACTGAGCTGACTCCTGGAGCGAACTACACTTTCACTGTCATAGCAGTGGCTGGAGATAACAATACACAAAGTGACGTAGCAACACTTTCTCAATACACAA AGCCTGAAGTAGTCACGAGTCTCTCTGCTGTCAACGTCACAACATCGTCTGTTTTTGTGAGCTGGACTAAACCAGTGGGAAGCAGCTCCTTCTATATAGTACAGTGGACAAACTTCTCTGTAAATGTCAGTGACACGTTTAAGAGCATTACTAACCTGACTGCTGGTGTCCAGTATGAAATAACTGTCACTGCAGTGGCAGATGATAATTGTACTGAAGGACAGAATGCTACGGTCACCATCTACACAA AACCTGAAAAAGTGAATGATCTTACTGTCAGTGAAATCAGGACATCCTCTATATTTCTGAACTGGACTGAGCCACAGGGTCAAAGGTCTTTCTATAGAGTAGAGTGGACAGATGGAACAATAAACATGAATAAGACTGTGACTGAAACTAAAGTAAATGTCACTGAGCTGACTCCTGGAGCGAACTACACTTTCACTGTCATAGCAGTGGCTGGAGATAACAATACACAAAGTGACGTAGCAACACTTTCTCAATACACAA AGCCTGAAGTAGTCACGAGTCTCTCTGCTGTCAACGTCACAACATCGTCTGTTTTTGTGAGCTGGACTAAACCAGTGGGAAGCAGCTCCTTCTATATAGTACAGTGGACAAACTTCTCTGTAAATGTCAGTGACACGTTTAAGAGCATTACTAACCTGACTGCTGGTGTCCAGTATGAAATAACTGTCACTGCAGTGGCTGGTGATGGTTCTACTGAAGGACAGAGTGCTACTGTCACCAACTACACAA AACCTGAAAAAGTGAATGATCTTACTGTCAGTGAAATCAGGACGTCCTCTATATTTCTGAACTGGACTGAGCCACAGGGTCAAAGGTCTTTCTATAGAGTAGAGTGGACAGATGGAACAATAAACATGAATAAGACTGTGACTGAAACTAAAGTAAATGTCACTGAGCTGACTCCTGGAGCGAACTACACTTTCACTGTCATAGCAGTGGCTGGAGATAACAATACTCAAAGTGACGTAGCAACACTTTCTCAATACACAA AGCCTGAAGTAGTCACGAGTCTCTCTGCTGTCAACGTCACAACATCGTCTGTTTTTGTGAGCTGGACTAAACCAGTGGGAAGCAGCTCCTTCTATAAAGTACAGTGGACAGTTGGAGGAACAAGTGCCTCTGTAACTGTCAGTGACACATTTAAGAACATTATTAACCTGACTGCTGGTGTCCAGTATGAAATAACTGTCACTGCAGTGGCTGGTGATGGTTCTACTGAAGGACAGAGTGCTACTGTCACCAACTACACAA AACCCGAGAAAGTGAATGATCTTACTGTCAGTGAAATCAGGACGTCCTCTATATTTCTAAACTGGACTGAGCCACAGGGTCAAAGGTCTTTCTATAGAGTAGAGTGGACAGATGGAACAATAAACATGAATAAGACTGTGACTGAAACTAAAGTAAATGTCACTGAGCTGACTCCTGGAGTGAACTACACTTTCACTGTCATAGCAGTGGCTGGAGATAACAATACACAAAGTGACGTAGCAACACTTTCTCAATACACAA AGCCTGAAGTAGTCACGAGTCTCTCTGCTGTTAACGTCACAACATCGTCAATTTTTGTGAGCTGGACTAAACCAGTGGGAAACAGCTCCTTCTATAAAGTACAGTGGACAGTTGGAGGAACAAGTGCCTCAATAAATGTCAATGAGACATTTTATAATATTATTAACCTGACTGCTGGTGTCCAGTATGAAATAACTGTCACTGCAGTGGCAGATGATAATTGTACTGAAGGACAGAATGCTACGGTCACCATCTACACAA AACCTGAAAAAGTGAATGATCTTACTGTCAGTGAAATCAGGATGTCCTCTATATTTCTGAACTGGACTGAGCCACAGGGTCAAAGGTCTTTCTATAGAGTAGAGTGGACAGATGGAACAATAAACATGAATAAGACTGTGACTGAAACTAAAGTAAATGTCACTGAGCTGACTCCTGGAGTGAACTACACTTTCACTGTCATAGCAGTGGCTGGAGATAACAATACACAAAGTGACGTAGCAACACTTTCTCAATACACAA AGCCTGAAGTAGTCACGAGTCTCTCTGCTGTCAACGTCACAACATCGTCTGTTTTTGTGAGCTGGACTAAACCAGTGGGAAGCAGCTCCTTCTATATAGTACAGTGGACAGTTGGAGGAACAAGTGCCTCTGTAACTGTCAGTGACACGTTTAAGAGCATTACTAACCTGACTGCTGGTGTCCAGTATGAAATAACTGTCACTGCAGTGGCTGGTGATGGTTCTACTAAAGGACAGAGTGCTACTGTCACCAACTACACAA AACCTGAAAAAGTGAATGATCTTACTGTCAGTGAAATCAGGACATCCTCTATATTTCTGAACTGGACTGAGCCACAGGGTCAAAGGTCTTTCTATAGAGTAGAGTGGACAGATGGAACAATAAACATGAATAAGACTGTGACTGAAACTAAAGTAAATGTCACTGAGCTGACTCCTGGAGTGAACTACACTTTCACTGTCATAGCAGTGGCTGGAGATAACAATACACAAAGTGACGTAGCAACACTTTCTCAATACACAA AGCCTGAAGTAGTCACGAGTCTCTCTGCTGTTAACGTCACAACATCGTCAATTTTTGTGAGCTGGACTAAACCAGTGGGAAACAGCTCCTTCTTTAAAGTACAGTGGACAGTTGGAGGAACAAGTGCCTCAATAAATGTCAATGAGACATTTTATAATATTATTAACCTGACTGCTGGTGTCCAGTATGAAATAACTGTCACTGCAGTGGCTGGTGATGGTTCTACTAAAGGACAGAGTGCTACTGTCACCAACTACACAA GGCCTGAAAAGCCTGGGAACATTAGTGTTACAGAAGGAACCAACACCTTAAGCATCAGCTGGATTTTGCCTCGAGGAAACATTAGTTATTATCAGGTCAAAATATCCAATGAAAACTTAGTGTTTACAAATTCCAGTCAAACAATGGCCACAACAACCAGTTTTACCTATTTAAAACCCGGGAGACTCTATAATATCACAGTGACTGCTTTTGCTGGAAACTTCTGGAATACATCTGACCAGGTGTCATTTGCCACTG TTCCCAAACCTCCTGGGTCCATCATCTTTAGTAGCCGGAGCAACTCCTCACTCCAGCTGCAGTGGGCAACACCTGATGAAATGATTGGAGCTCCAGACATCATATACAGTATCACCTATCAGGCTGTGGGTGGTCTCAGTCAAAACACAACTTCCACTCAAAATAACACTTTGCTTTCACTCCTTGACTCTGGAACCAATTACACTGTAACAGTAAAAACTACTGGACCTGGAAATTTAAGCAGCACAGTTGTTCAGAATTCTTCTTTTACCT tgCCAAACCCAGTGAGGAATCTAATAGTCAGCCTTGAATCTACTACTTCACTAAATGTGAACTGGTCAAATCCACTGGGGGTCAAATCGTATTACATATACTTAGTTGACACTTACAATGACACAGGAGGACTTATTTACTCAACAAACATCACCAATAACAGCATTTCTGTACCGAATCTAAACCCAGGAACTAACTACAGTGTCACAGTCAGAACAAAAGCTGCAGAAGGAAGTGAATCTACGGTGGAGAAGGGATTCAGTTACACAA TGCCCAAACCTGTGACCAACATCACAGTAGAGAGTGTGACCACGACCTCCATCAAGCTAACGTGGTCCAGACAAAATGATTACAAGCCTTCCTACTCCTACCTGGTCATAGCGAGACAGAGTGGCAGCGAGATAAAGAATGATTCGACAAAGAATGAGACGTACACCTTCTATAATCTGACCTCGGGAGAGCTGTACACATTTTCTGTGTTCACAGTTATAGCAGGGGTCAAATCCACAGAGGAAAATACACAGAGTTACACAA TGCCTGAAGCAGTCTCAAACATTACAGCCGTAGGAACCACAACTAGCCTTTCAGTGAGCTGGACACTGGTGACAGGGAAGGTCTCCAGTTACAGTGTTGTGCTAAATAGTGCTGGACAGTTAGTGAACAGCACGGATGTAAACAATCAAACTACAAACATAGTCTTTGTGGACTTGACACCAGGAGTAATTTACTGTGTCCAGTTGATCACCAAAAGTGGACCTTTTCAGAGTAACAGTTCACCTGTCTGCGACGCAACTT TTCCCAACCCTCCTGGCTCCATCACAGTGCAATCTCAGACTGTTAATTCCATCAACTTCACCTGGGCCCTCCCACAGAACATGAACCACAATCAATACAACTTTAGTGTCACCACCACTAACAACACCTTTGTGACAAAAGACAACTGGTTCCTGCTGGGAAACCTCCCATCTGGAAGCCCCTACAATATCTCTGTTGTTACTGTGGGTGTGATGGGATATAAAAGTACATCAGTGACAACAGTAAACTATACCA GACCATTTCCTGTATCCAATCTGACTCAGACAGAAATAACTACAAATGCAGTGACCTTGGTGTGGACACAGCAGGAGAGCAAATTAAGCTACTCTTACTGGGTGCAGGTCACCAACGAGTCCAATGTTActgtaaacaaattaaatgtgaaCATAACAAATGCAACAATCAGAAATCTTCGTTCTGGGAGCAACTTCAACTTCACTGTCACTACACTGACAGCAGATGGCACTCAGGCAGATCCTGTGACAGTGTCTTACTTCACAC GGCCATACGGTATTACTGAGTTGGAGGCTGAAACCATAAACACAACTGCTATAAATCTGAACTGGACGAAGCCAGCTGAGTACAGGGCTGACTATAAATATCGAGTTGCTACATCAGGCTGTGCCTACAAAAACAACACCCTGGGACAAGAAACCATACAGATCTCAGGCCTCGACCCTGGGACCAACTGTACcttctgtgtttctgtcatgGCAGCAAATGGCATTGAAGGACAAACAGTCTGCACTTCTCAGTACACGA AGCCCGAGACAGTACAGCCCACTATCTCAGGTCATTCGAATAGTTCCATCACAGTGACATGGATGAAACCTAAAGGAAACGTGGAGCGTTACAGTCTTTACCTAACACCTAATACAACTATTCAATCCCTGAACTCTTTGAATACATCCTATCAGTTTGAAAACCTGTCAGCTGGACGGGCGTACAGTGTCATGTTAACCACAATAAGTGGACCCTTCAATGCGTCATCTGAACTTGTTACTAACGCCACTC TCCCTAACCCTCCTGGGACGATTGAGATCCTGAATAAAACAACGAGCTCCATTGAAACTCAATGGACAGAGGCGCCTCTGATGACCGGTGCTAATTTCTACTACAGGCTGACTTACACGTCATCCCAGCAATCCAACAATACAAATACCACAAACACCAGAATGAACATCTCTTCCCTGTCTTCTGGGACTTCCTACAACATTTCTGTGAAAACTGTGGGAGAATTGGAATTCCAGAGTGAGATGGTTTATGTCTACATGGTCACAACAA GACCACTGGCAGTGCAGGAGCTCACGGCCACTCCAGGAGAGACACACATCACAGTCAACTGGACCAATCCACCTGACTACAAGAACAGCTATAAATACTTTTTGTCCTGGAATCAAACTAATTCCCAAATGCAGAACTGCACAGTTACACAAACTATGTATAATATCACTAACCTGGAACCTGGTCAGTGCTACAGTATTTATGTCACCACAGAGACCTCTGATGAAACACGGGGTGCACCAGTAATGATCACCAAATGCACAA ATGCAAGCCCAGTGACAATCTTAGGCTGTCAAGGTCCAAACGACAATACTGCACAAATCATCTTGTCATGTACCACACCCCATGGCCAACACACTGGCTTCCAGATGATTGTAAATGGAAACAACATCAGTGCAACTGCATCTTGCAATTATACCATTTCTGGCCTTAACCACAATACTATATATAATGTGACTGTGATAACTCTAAGCCATGGAAATCCCAGCATCCCTGTGTATCGCGAGTGCTCAACAGGCATAC CTATCACTACTATTGCTGTTGGTGTATCAGTAGCAGTTTTTCTCATTCTCTTCAGTGTCCTCATCGCCTTTATTATCTACTGGAAAAG GCTAGCCAAAAAAGAATCACCAGACATCCAGATTGAATCTTTAAg ACAACATTTTTTAACTCTCAAAGCTTCAGCATATCTTCCAAATATTAATTCTTTCCTGAAAGCACCTTATCACTCTTGCCTAAACTTTGGTTTGAGCAGAAGTGTGGCCGTGAGTGTGGAGGACTTTGAGGCTTATTACAAGAAGCAGAGAGCAGACTCCAACTGTGGCTTTGCAGAAGAATTTGAG GACCTGAAGGTTGTTGGCACAGCTCAGTCAAAGTTACATGCACTGAATGTGGAGAACAAGCCTAAGAATCGCTACAACAATGTGCTTCCAT ATGACTCTTCTAGGGTGAAACTTTCCATTCTCCATGGAAGTCCGTCTGATGATTACATCAATGCTAACTACATGCCG GGTTACAACTCGAGGAAGGAGTTTATTGCAGCTCAAGGTCCTTTACCCACCACGGTCAACGATTTCTGGAGGATGATCTGGGAGAAGAATGTGCAGACTCTGGTCATGCTGACACGCTGTAATGAACAGGGACGA